A genomic region of Plasmodium malariae genome assembly, chromosome: 14 contains the following coding sequences:
- the SMC2 gene encoding structural maintenance of chromosomes protein 2, putative — MHIEEIILDGFKSYPTKTVIGPFHPQFNAITGLNGSGKSNVLDAICFVMGINNLSLIRVNRLDELIYKQGQAGITKGSVTIKFNNEEKPSPLQEPYRDMKNITITRQIVLGGRNRYLLNSHNAKPKDISDFFQSLKLNINNPHFLIMQGKITKVINMKPVELLGLIEESSGTKLYEVKRTNAINLMVKKDQKLSEINKVLVEEIEPTLVKLKKEKEEYNKFISNSEEIEKYEKVEIAYKYYVAKNMMQKNQEKIEEATNEQKDLEKDIKDIEKEIEKYKQEKEKLTSETSVASVPMKLLIEEKEQLEKKISHLKSESKIEHKEKEKEKKKKEGIKKEIKRIENKLDDYQKNDENNNKNLKSYEDLQKKIQLLKEELNEKQNTINCLLSAGTNNNQYTGSFREQLKNYKTSLSKTETQINNLLQNSKHLEKEIINLKDQRKKYENEFNEINKEKEIENKKKESCEKELQKLNEEYNNLEELSTLQEERNSLCNDIERLQQELQVLKNIVNNIKIGYDIPNNMKPSDVLGQIYKLIKIKKEYDNTALAVHLILGSKLSYILVHNKENSKSLFEYNNFSKGNRRVTLLPLEDCIVSRDLNEKSVEECRKFVGLDAHDKKEVIYFLDIMEYDKKLEKLIKYLFNGTLICSNVDICKKITYNTNRKLSYPTITLEGDKFDTSGSMSGGSNKNINLFLVHYEKYENKKKEYYEKENKLKEINEKLAILEKAEERKKKINKDIQIYTNNLSNMENRMETSKYGSICQKIEQSKEEIDKGRKELSELYEEQKKLTEIIRKIEKDILEYENDKDKKEEHLKEAVKKLKNKIKQLEAEEHKKKEEVDDVLLQIENYKKQMEKESNDLVNSDETINEIEKKINEIENNINTTKEELKGLEKKITELQISFSSYDIEIKQVVKKIEDLEKKRSKDMLKLKKLENTLTDLQTDFKAGSDTIKQLNKTHVWIESYEPLFNKKYTPYDFENFRHDVIQKKIQTLQNEQNKLSININRKAVQMYEQVQEDYKDLITKKSQVEEDKKKIQEVIADLDVKKSESLLAMYQQINDYFQAIFSTLLNNAQAKLSVVDGDLSNGIEMKIAFNNNWKESLTELSGGQRSLLALSLILALLKVRTVPMYILDEIDAALDLNHTQNIGDMIRTQFPHSQFIIVSLKEGMFSHADVLFKMRFIDGISTVNRHSLDVRQSTNKKEVTEVKRRRVTIHEKEPDD; from the exons atgCATATTGAAGAGATAATTTTAGATGGCTTTAAAAGCTATCCTACTAAAACAGTGATAGGGCCATTTCACCCCCAATTTAATGCAATAACTGGTCTAAATGGAAGCGGTAAATCGAATGTTCTAGATGCTATTTGTTTCGTTATgggaataaataatttaagtttAATTCGAGTAAATAGATTAGATGAATTAATCTACAAACAAGGTCAAGCAGGGATAACAAAAGGAAGTGTtactataaaatttaataatgaagaaaagcCTAGTCCACTGCAAGAACCATATAGAgacatgaaaaatataacgaTTACTAGACAAATAGTATTAGGTGGAAGAAATAGATATCTTTTGAATAGTCACAATGCAAAACCAAAAGACATTAGCGATTTCTTTCAATCtttgaaattaaatattaataatccTCATTTTCTAATTATGCAAGGGAAAATAACAAAAGTTATTAACATGAAACCAGTTGAGCTTCTTGGCTTGATTGAAGAATCTAGTGGAACAAAACTGTATGAAGTTAAAAGAACAAATGCAATAAATTTAATGGTAAAAAAAGATCAAAAATTAAgcgaaataaataaagtgtTAGTAGAAGAGATAGAACCTActttagtaaaattaaaaaaagagaaagaggagtataataaatttattagtaatagtgaagaaattgaaaaatatgaaaaagtgGAAATTGCGTATAAATACTATGTAGCTAAAAATATGATGCAAAAGAATcaagaaaaaattgaagaagCTACTAATGAACAAAAAGACTTAGAAAAAGACATAAAAGATATTGAAAAAGAGATAGAGAAATATaaacaagaaaaagaaaaattaactaGTGAAACTAGTGTTGCAAGTGTACCTATGAAACTTCTTATTGAAGAGAAAGAACagttagaaaaaaaaatatcccATTTAAAATCAGAATCGAAGATAGAACacaaagaaaaggaaaaggaaaagaaaaaaaaggaaggtattaaaaaagaaataaaacgTATAGAAAACAAATTAGAtgattatcaaaaaaatgatgaaaataataacaaaaatttaaagtCTTATGAAgatctacaaaaaaaaatacaactgttaaaagaagaattaaatgaaaagcaGAACACAATTAATTGTTTATTAAGTGCAGGTACGAATAATAATCAGTATACTGGTTCATTTAGagaacaattaaaaaattataaaacaagTTTGAGTAAAACAGAAAcgcaaataaataatttattacaaaatagtAAACATCTGGAAAAGGAAATTATCAATTTAAAAGACCAAcggaaaaaatatgaaaacgaatttaatgaaataaataaagaaaaagaaatagaaaataaaaaaaaagaatcatGTGAAAAAGAAttgcaaaaattaaatgaggAATACAACAATTTGGAAGAGTTAAGCACTTTACAAGAGGAGAGAAACTCTTTGTGTAATGATATAGAACGATTGCAACAAGAATTGCAagtattgaaaaatatagtgaataatattaaaataggaTATGATATTCCTAATAATATGAAACCATCCGATGTATTGggtcaaatatataaattaattaaaataaagaaggaGTATGACAACACAGCATTAGCagtacatttaattttaggAAGCAAGTTATCCTACATACTAGTACATAACAAAGAAAATAGTAAAAGTTTATtcgaatataataatttttctaaagGTAATAGAAGGGTTACATTGCTTCCATTAGAAGACTGTATAGTTTCTAGAGatctaaatgaaaaaagtgtTGAGGAATGTCGAAAATTTGTAGGATTAGATGCACATGATAAGAAagaagtaatatattttttagacATAATggaatatgataaaaaattagaaaaactTATAAAATACTTGTTTAACGGAACACTGATTTGTTCAAATGTAGACATATGTAAGAAAATAACTTATAATACTAATAGGAAATTGTCTTATCCTACAATAACATTAGAAGGAGATAAATTTGATACTTCGGGTAGTATGTCAGGAGgatctaataaaaatataaatttgtttttagtacattatgaaaaatatgaaaataaaaaaaaagaatactacgagaaagaaaataaattaaaagaaattaatgaaaagcTAGCTATACTAGAAAAGGCAgaggaaaggaaaaaaaaaattaataaagatataCAAATCTATACGAACAACTTAAGTAATATGGAAAACAGAATGGAAACTAGTAAATATGGAAGCATATGTCAAAAAATTGAACAATCAAAAGAAGAAATTGATAAAGGGAGAAAAGAATTAAGTGAATTATatgaagaacaaaaaaaattaacagaaATTATACGTAAAATAGAAAAGGATATATTAGAatatgaaaatgataaagataaaaaagaggaacatttaaaagaagcagtaaaaaaattaaaaaataaaataaaacaattggAAGCAGAggagcataaaaaaaaagaggaggTAGATGATGTGTTGTTGCaaattgaaaattataagaaaCAAATGGAAAAGGAAAGCAATGATTTAGTTAATTCGGATGAAACCATCaatgaaatagaaaaaaaaataaacgaaattgaaaacaatataaatactACAAAGGAAGAGTTAAAAGGattagagaaaaaaattacgGAACTTCAGATCAGTTTTAGTTCTTATGATATTGAAATTAAACAAGTAGTAAAAAAGATTGAagatttagaaaaaaaaaggagtaaagatatgttaaaattgaaaaaactGGAAAATACATTAACAGATTTACAAACAGATTTTAAAGCAGGAAGTGACACAATAAAACAGTTAAATAAAACACATGTCTGGATTGAATCATATGAACCgttgtttaataaaaaatatactccttatgattttgaaaattttagaCATGATGtcatacaaaaaaagattCAAACACTTCAGAATGAACAAAACAAATTGTCAATAAACATTAACAGAAAAGCAGTTCAAATGTATGAACAAGTTCAGGAGGATTATAAGGATTTAATAACGAAGAAGTCCCAAGTAGAAGaggataagaaaaaaatacaggAAGTTATAGCGGATCTGGatgtaaaaaaaagtgaaagcTTATTAGCCATGTACCAGCAAATTAATGATTATTTCCAGGCAATTTTTTCTACACTTCTGAACAATGCACAAGCTAAATTAAGCGTAGTGGATGGGGACTTGTCCAATGGAATAGAGATGAAG atTGCATTTAACAATAACTGGAAGGAGTCATTAACTGAGTTGAGTGGGGGTCAGAGAAGTCTTTTGGCTCTTTCGTTGATTTTAGCATTATTGAAAGTTAGAACAGTACcaatgtatatattagatGAAATTGATGCAGCATTAGATTTAAATCATACTCAGAATATAGGTGATATGATAAGAACACAATTCCCTCATTC
- the PmUG01_14035200 gene encoding conserved Plasmodium protein, unknown function, whose translation MEYLILEEKYKNLLNKSCYEKTILKKENEALQKKLENLEYAYIEKENEITEIFEEKEKHEDNIVKLKKENLDLKDEISKLHERIVDLTDLSKTYRKMIKSRNKELQQSDILISENINLRNSIKAVNNEKLNLESELRKKTKVINVIKEKYKKNISTLLEKFNEKDRRMYEIQSFIVNELNNFKIIIQENKSLHYHENLTDKNITNIYFHLDMLTKKLEEKMTISIMK comes from the exons ATGGAATACTTAATattagaagaaaaatataaaaatcttTTG aataaatcttgctatgaaaaaacaattcttaaaaaagaaaatgaagcTCTCCAGAAAAAATTAGAG AATCTAGAATATGCTTAtattgaaaaggaaaatgaaaTCACCGAAATATttgaagaaaaggaaaaacacgAAGATAATAtagttaaattaaaaaaggaaaacctAGATTTAAAAGATGAAATTTCTAAACTACATGAAAGAATAGta GATTTAACAGATTTATCTAAGACATAcagaaaaatgataaaaagtaGAAACAAAGAATTGCAACAATCGGATATTCTAATATCAGAAAATATTAACTTACGAAATAGCATtaaa GCTGTGAACaacgaaaaattaaatttagaaTCAGAACTGAGAAAAAAGACAAAAGTCATAAATGtgataaaggaaaaatataaaaaaaatataagcac ATTACTTGAAAAGTTTAATGAAAAGGACAGGCGCATGTATGAAATTCAAAGTTTTATTGTAAATG AActgaataattttaaaattattattcaagaaaataaaagtcTCCATTATCACGAAAATTTAacagataaaaatattacgaaTATATACTTTCACTTAGATAtg ctaacaaaaaaattggaaGAGAAAATGACAATATCCATAATGAAGTAG
- the PmUG01_14035300 gene encoding conserved Plasmodium protein, unknown function, which translates to MVCVTASRMKKSNKCILFFLSKKRKFNSFHENYKNVDREIFECKEINDHNYNDIVTKEKTLLIYGYANYAYTCLSCFNKLMDIANKGVKDKIDKKFLIFKLNINNNNLLVHKFHIKSIPLVQLRHKNKLIEEIYGNELNNENNLKNILNRYQSYFHSIYDLGNINDFLSREDELSKDGFIEHMQDSLQIDQNSPAKEGKDESSGSASSSSSDKSSNEKSSVDRVQEFFIRDFLNNLELNHQCSSYVLYKKLEVLLNEKPKKMSNAIKLFLNEIIFNHSTYLDINNQYNKITAKAFLYLFDEDNFSSIEKLIELKNYLECEQDITPTKMQDLKLLSLNEPIITFDDFKNIYFKKIKGIDEFFSSEGDQNRITLWLRENTLLNENDKEDNKKIKMGGDIRTVYLSRVYRILAIKYFDIEKYDNSFHYAVESYKLTYPLNNIDTKKSKVLIENMILSLGAYNKSVINFLSKLQFLFTDKFFKIVKFPHTRAIKGGKPMMKRGKSGKWLWLSQDWKPRWLKKKTKLILEEEWKCVPDKNVPFWN; encoded by the coding sequence ATGGTATGTGTAACAGCTTCTAGAATGAAGAAAAgcaataaatgtatattattttttctttcaaaaaAACGCAAATTTAATAGTTTTCatgaaaattacaaaaatgttGATAGGGAAATTTTCGAGTGCAAAGAAATTAATGATCACAATTACAATGACATAGTAACTAAGGAAAAGactcttttaatttatgggTATGCTAACTATGCTTATACATGTTTAAGCTGttttaacaaattaatgGATATAGCAAATAAGGGAGTGAAAGATAAGatagataaaaaatttcttatatttaaattaaatataaacaataataatttgctagttcataaatttcatataaaatctATTCCTTTAGTGCAACTGagacataaaaataaactaattgaagaaatatatggaaatgagttaaacaatgaaaataatttgaagAATATACTAAATAGATATCAGAGCTACTTTCATTCAATATATGATTTAGGTAATATAAACGATTTTTTAAGTAGAGAAGATGAGTTATCGAAGGATGGGTTCATAGAGCATATGCAGGATTCCTTGCAAATAGACCAAAATAGTCCTGCGAAAGAAGGAAAAGATGAGAGTAGTGGCAGTGCCAGTAGCAGCAGCAGTGACAAAAGCAGTAATGAAAAAAGTTCTGTTGACCGAGTGCAAGAATTCTTTATAAGGgattttctaaataatttaGAGTTAAATCATCAGTGCAGTTCTTATgttctatataaaaaattagaagtaCTACTAAATGAAAAGCCAAAAAAGATGAGTAATGCAATCAAGTTATTTTTAAacgaaataatttttaatcatAGTACCTACTTAGACATTAATAAtcagtataataaaataacagcAAAAGCTTTTCTCTATTTATTTGATGAAGACAATTTTTCATCCATTGAAAAACTAATTGaattaaagaattatttgGAATGTGAACAAGACATTACTCCTACGAAAATGCAAGACTTGAAGTTACTTAGTTTGAATGAACCTATAATCACATTTGatgattttaaaaacatttattttaaaaaaattaaaggtattgatgaatttttttcaagTGAGGGGGACCAAAACAGGATAACATTATGGTTAAGGGAAAATACAttgttaaatgaaaatgataaagaagataataaaaagataaaaatggGAGGTGATATAAGAACAGTATACTTGAGTAGAGTATATAGGATACTCGCAAtcaaatattttgatatagAAAAGTATGACAATTCATTCCATTATGCTGTGGaatcatataaattaacataCCCTTTAAACAATATAGACACTAAGAAATCAAAAGTACTTATTGAAAATATGATTTTATCCTTAGGAGCATACAATAAAAGTGTTATAAActttttaagtaaattacaatttttatttactgacaaattttttaaaatagtcAAATTTCCTCATACCAGAGCAATTAAAGGAGGAAAGCCTATGATGAAAAGAGGAAAGTCAGGAAAGTGGTTGTGGTTAAGCCAAGATTGGAAACCTAGATGGCTTaagaagaaaacaaaattaattttagaaGAGGAGTGGAAATGTGTTCCTGATAAAAATGTACCCTTTTGGAATTAA
- the PmUG01_14035400 gene encoding conserved Plasmodium protein, unknown function: MNSMKGSSFVLPNNVVPPRIYNEINTNNLDNADIYEYCNNKLNASYLSTVSSHPPLYREKVFYKPSIIKGAATIQTYNPPDAQRRKLSCLNSFPCLRGNFRSNNPMNSRHAIKANNNDLQGRISKGACFLNNNNNNSTNSNNNNSNNNKPTVMSNGFEKNVYDERFVIPVSIDSHVRSIAPYVQSNTRENYANFHNEKMKEMVKNKIYNNEPFKKRVSKEKLPEPIIKNKINELIREKDEQIKELERNIEKEKQQNEIEDNDLMDNQKLKERLLDQKIKYEETLKHLKKVETEKRTLKSSLNVRDKVLTKLESEIGSVDMENDFLLKLKENTSLNDIHNIFKCLHGGVKGMGMNRSQINEKNENQINGKNEKKINVKNGRKQKNAKWQKGEKTAEWYKSEEVEDLDDSELSKKKDDKSWYKTRSTCEDILLSTDDITNSEKRTYSMKEKKISKMKTSSFESSSDVYSLKSTIVELEKEIYDLKEENKNVNFKYENTFEALSELRKDTLEYMESIVSRDMRIAYMESMLQKCERDLTKLREHFRKQQISAKEKIEKLISEIKILEKQSSHLQSMIQEKDSQIVLLKSEIVRNEILVKQYEERNKELQSELRLMCTNLENVIDASNKKDLFMNELEKQIRENEVHRQNAYLKEVAKNRKIHANMKFKEILYDKSAKHQVDELHNLKKELYLNKIQMQKAKDAFEVLKNVPKSRHVTKYKGEHNSVDIDNSIVHNFSEYKNEKNTVNTTFEEKVSTDVGIEYKPKNSVVKKKKKKETITTA, encoded by the coding sequence ATGAACAGTATGAAAGGTTCTTCATTTGTTTTACCGAATAACGTAGTACCTCCGAGAATATACAATGAAATTAACACAAATAACCTGGATAATGCAGACATATATGAATACTGtaacaataaattaaatgcaTCTTATTTGTCTACGGTGAGCTCTCATCCTCCGCTGTACAGAgaaaaagtattttataaACCAAGTATAATAAAAGGGGCAGCAACAATTCAAACTTATAATCCTCCAGATGCACAACGAAGAAAACTAAGTTGTTTAAATTCGTTTCCTTGCTTAAGGGGGAATTTTAGATCGAATAATCCGATGAATTCAAGGCATGCCATTAAGGCTAATAATAACGATTTACAAGGAAGGATTAGCAAAGGGGCAtgctttttaaataataataataataatagtaccaatagtaataataataatagtaataataataaaccaACTGTTATGTCAAATGgctttgaaaaaaatgtatacgaTGAAAGATTTGTAATTCCTGTTTCAATCGATTCGCATGTACGTAGCATTGCACCTTATGTACAGTCTAACACACGAGAAAACTATGCCAACTttcataatgaaaaaatgaaagaaatggtgaaaaacaaaatatacaataatgAACCGTTTAAAAAACGAGTATCCAAAGAAAAATTACCTGAACCgatcataaaaaataaaataaacgaatTAATTAGAGAAAAAGATGAACAAATTAAAGAATTAGAAAGGAAtatagaaaaggaaaaacaacaAAACGAAATAGAGGATAACGACTTAATGGATAACcaaaaattaaaggaaaGGCTTCTAGatcagaaaataaaatatgaagaaaccCTAAAACATTTGAAAAAAGTAGAAACCGAGAAAAGAACCCTAAAATCGAGTTTAAATGTACGAGATAAAGTGTTAACAAAATTAGAAAGTGAGATAGGTTCAGTAGATATGGAAAATGATTTCTTACTTAAGTTAAAGGAAAACACAAGTTTGAACGACATacacaatatttttaaatgccTACATGGAGGTGTAAAAGGGATGGGAATGAATAGAAGccaaataaatgaaaagaatgaaaatcaaataaatggaaagaatgaaaaaaaaataaatgtaaagaaCGGaagaaagcaaaaaaatgcaaaatggCAGAAAGGTGAAAAGACTGCAGAGTGGTACAAAAGTGAAGAAGTAGAAGATTTAGATGATTCTGAgttaagcaaaaaaaaggatgacAAGAGCTGGTATAAGACAAGGAGCACATGCGAGGATATCCTCCTATCAACAGACGATATTACAAACAGTGAAAAAAGGACGTATAgtatgaaagaaaaaaaaatctcaaaaatgaaaacgtCTTCCTTTGAAAGTAGTAGTGATGTGTATTCATTGAAGTCAACCATTGTTGAACTAGAAAAGGAAATTTATGATttgaaagaagaaaataagaaCGTTAATTTTAAGTATGAAAATACATTTGAAGCATTAAGTGAACTAAGAAAGGATACGTTAGAATATATGGAATCAATCGTTTCTCGTGATATGAGAATTGCATATATGGAGAGCATGTTACAAAAATGTGAAAGAGACTTAACAAAATTAAGAGAGCATTTTAGAAAACAACAAATAAgtgcaaaagaaaaaatagaaaaactTATATccgaaataaaaattttagaaaaacaGTCTTCACATTTACAATCCATGATACAAGAAAAAGATTCGCAAATTGTTCTATTAAAAAGTGAAATAGTACGTAACGAAATATTAGTTAAACAATATGAggaaagaaataaagaattacAAAGTGAACTTCGATTAATGTGTACCAACTTAGAAAATGTTATTGATGCATCAAATAAGAAagatttatttatgaatgagctagaaaaacaaataagaGAAAATGAAGTACATAGACAAAATGCCTACTTAAAAGAAGTTgctaaaaatagaaaaattcatgcaaatatgaaatttaaagaaatattatatgacAAGTCAGCAAAGCATCAAGTAGATGAgttacataatttaaaaaaagaattatatttaaataaaatacaaatgcaAAAAGCAAAAGATGCTTTTGAAGTACTCAAAAATGTTCCAAAGTCGCGTCATGTAACCAAGTATAAAGGCGAACATAATTCTGTAGATATTGATAATAgtattgttcataatttttcagaatacaaaaatgaaaaaaacacTGTAAATACAACATTTGAAGAAAAAGTATCGACTGATGTTGGTATAGAATATAAACCCAAAAATTCGGtagttaagaaaaaaaaaaaaaaagaaaccaTAACAACTGCGTAG
- the SEC63 gene encoding translocation protein SEC63, putative, translating into MSQFRDTFTKDSKKEPLLSYDDSAFIFFAGTVLICVLIPCTYIYIKNLINKIFNNDYYNLKKSKNNSVYRSCACSLCKEKQEKGNKSTTIWDKIGYTKIIQFFLLIIFWGLLVVLVKEMLNTKPMQTFDPFEILEVNVGASVGEIKKAYRLKSLKYHPDKNPNDTSAAAKFILITKAYQALTDEISKENYEKYGNPDGPGMMKVGIGLPKLLIDEKYQLLILSIFFLIFLVFIPATFIMYYQKQKQYGPNGVKIETLQYLTYTINENSRAKVYPEMLAATAESRDIEFREEDNKYIKKMIEELVEPKKRTFKVPIIIKNYFLILAHMQRRYDLLSEDLKNDLEQILKFSLLITHSMIEISILRDWFLTAQSALTFRRCLIQAFDIRSSSLLQIPHFDENTIKHVHKGKFAVKDLLEFVHQNHESRKGLAEMNDNQILDVKSFCNVVPDIKMTAEILVEDETHIVKGDVASIYIHIERTNLQEQEAAGYIHAPFFPQPKFEEWWIIATYKGDDRILKYAHVKNCEKKIEEKLQFMVDRVGNLSVSIFLLSDCYFGCDKKLDLPFRAYSSSEIKREIFVHPEDIELDNEPTLFQQMLGDIGGGGDSSDEEEDDDDIHEKNKKKTSPPNNNSGKNNSNNSNNNNHNNSNSNNNSSNNNTNNRNTNTNKSNNNNNNDNNNDNNNDKNKNYYKSNNKGKMSQNNTPSDHENYIPEDDSNDDSDDG; encoded by the coding sequence ATGTCGCAGTTTCGCGATACTTTTACGAAAGATAGCAAAAAAGAGCCATTATTGAGTTATGATGACTcagcatttattttttttgcggGAACTGTTTTAATTTGTGTATTAATtccatgtacatatatatatattaaaaatttaattaataaaatttttaacaatGATTATTACAATTTGAAAAAGTCGAAAAACAACAGTGTTTATCGGTCGTGTGCTTGTTCCCTGTGTAAGGAGAAAcaagaaaaaggaaataaaagtACTACAATATGGGATAAAATAGGATATACGaaaataattcaattttttcttttgataaTATTTTGGGGATTATTAGTTGTCTTAGTGAAAGAAATGTTGAATACGAAACCAATGCAAACATTTGACCCTTTTGAAATACTAGAAGTGAATGTTGGAGCATCCGTAggggaaattaaaaaagctTATAGATTAAAATCGTTAAAATATCATCCTGATAAGAATCCAAATGATACGTCTGCTGCtgcaaaatttattttaataacaaaGGCATATCAAGCCCTGACTGATGAAATATCGAAGGagaattatgaaaaatatggaaatCCAGATGGACCAGGTATGATGAAAGTAGGAATTGGTTTGCCAAAATTATTGATTGATGAAAAATATCAACTGTTAATTttgtccattttttttttaatatttcttgtATTTATACCTGCaacatttattatgtattatcaaaaacaaaaacaatatGGTCCGAACGGTGTTAAAATTGAGACATTAcaatatttaacatatacaataaatgaaaatagtaGAGCAAAAGTATACCCTGAAATGTTAGCTGCTACGGCAGAAAGTAGAGATATAGAATTTAGAGAAGAagacaataaatatataaaaaaaatgattgaaGAACTTGTTGAGCCAAAGAAAAGGACTTTTAAAGTAcctataataattaaaaattattttttaatattagcTCATATGCAAAGACGATACGATTTATTATCagaagatttaaaaaatgatttggaacaaattcttaaattttctttattaataaCACATAGTATGATAGAAATCAGTATATTAAGAGATTGGTTTTTAACAGCTCAATCAGCCCTAACATTTCGAAGATGTTTAATACAAGCTTTTGATATTAGAAGCTCTAGTTTATTACAAATTCCACATTTTGATGAAAATACTATTAAGCATGTGCATAAGGGAAAATTTGCAGTAAAAGACTTACTAGAGTTTGTTCATCAAAATCACGAAAGTAGAAAAGGGTTAGCTGAAATGAATGATAATCAAATACTTGATGTTAAATCATTTTGTAATGTTGTTCCAGATATAAAAATGACTGCTGAAATATTGGTTGAAGATGAAACACATATAGTAAAAGGGGACGTAGCttctatttatattcatattgaAAGAACTAATTTACAAGAACAGGAAGCTGCAGGTTATATTCAtgctcctttttttcctcaaCCAAAATTTGAAGAATGGTGGATTATTGCAACTTACAAAGGAGATGAtcgtattttaaaatatgcacatgtaaaaaattgtgagaaaaaaattgaggaaaaattacaatttatGGTAGATAGAGTTGGAAATTTAAGtgtttcaatatttttattgagtGATTGTTATTTTGGATGTGATAAAAAACTAGATTTACCATTTAGAGCCTACTCATCTTCAGagataaaaagagaaatatttGTCCATCCTGAAGACATAGAATTAGATAATGAACCAACTTTATTTCAGCAAATGCTCGGAGATATTGGAGGTGGGGGTGATAGTAGTGACGAAGAAGAAGATGATGATGATATTCATGAaaagaataagaaaaaaacaagCCCTCCGAATAATAATAgtggtaaaaataatagcaataatagtaataataataatcataataacagtaatagtaataataatagtagtaataataatacaaataataggAATACAAATactaataaaagtaataataataataataatgataataataatgataataataacgataaaaataaaaattattataaaagtaataataaggGAAAAATGTCCCAAAATAATACACCAAGTGAtcatgaaaattatattcctGAGGATGATTCAAATGACGATTCTGATGATGGATAA